Genomic segment of Nitrospirota bacterium:
AGATAGAAAGCCATACACTCGATATCCAGGCGTATACGTCTACCACATAGTCTACATCTGGACTATGCACAGATGCAAAGATAAAAAAAGTTAAAGCAGAGGAATCAAGGACAATGATAAAGAGTGTTAATAAACCGAAAAGGATTCTCTTAATCGAATATCGCTTTACAGCACTGACCGTATTGCTCTCCTTCGCTCCATTCATAAAACATTATTTTTTCTTAATCCCTTCCCTTGCTATTGCGACTTTTCCTGTGCGGGCAAACTCCTTTATACCAAAAGGTTTCATCAGTTCTACGAATGCTTCTATCTTTTTTTCATCTCCGGTAATCTCAATAGTGTAGGTGGTTGGGCCTGAATCAACAACCCTTCCCCTGAAAATCTCGGCAAGCCTTAAAACCTCTTCCTTATTCTCCCTTTTATCAGGTGCCACCTTTACAAGGATCATTTCTCTCTCAACATGGTCCATGTC
This window contains:
- the ilvN gene encoding acetolactate synthase small subunit, which translates into the protein MRHTISVLVENKFGVLSRVSGLFSGRGFNIESLSVGETIDPKISLMTIVTSGDDLIIEQITKQLNKLIDVVKVVDFMDMDHVEREMILVKVAPDKRENKEEVLRLAEIFRGRVVDSGPTTYTIEITGDEKKIEAFVELMKPFGIKEFARTGKVAIAREGIKKK